From one Nothobranchius furzeri strain GRZ-AD chromosome 2, NfurGRZ-RIMD1, whole genome shotgun sequence genomic stretch:
- the stc2a gene encoding stanniocalcin-2a, whose amino-acid sequence MLVKLAAVLLVFSVLEQVVGSDNIDFHDLPPEKPASHKGRLSLQNTAEIQHCLVSAGDVGCGVFECFENNSCEIRGLQEICMTFLHNAGKFDSQGKSFIKDALKCMAHGLRHKFSCISRKCVTIKEMVFQLQRECYIKHNLCSAAKENVAVMVEMIHFQDLFPKGPYVELVNILLSCGEEVKEALTRSVRLQCEQNWGALCDSLSLCSSLVPSPASSPVEHHHRHALPSLLEPEHPRPPRLGDKDRPGKAALNTHPRSRSPGPRRHGTEAGVMAEQEDPKATEIQR is encoded by the exons ATGTTGGTGAAGCTGGCCGCGGTGCTGCTGGTTTTTTCGGTGCTGGAACAAGTAGTAGGATCGGATAATATTGATTTTCACGACCTCCCTCCGGAGAAGCCTGCGAGCCACAAAGGACGCCTGTCTCTGCAGAATACAG CGGAGATCCAGCACTGCCTGGTGAGTGCTGGGGATGTTGGCTGTGGTGTGTTTGAGTGCTTTGAGAATAACTCCTGCGAGATACGAGGGCTACAGGAAATCTGCATGACGTTCCTGCACAACGCTGGCAAATTTGACTCTCAG GGGAAGTCTTTCATCAAGGATGCCCTGAAGTGTATGGCACACGGTCTACGGCACAAGTTCAGCTGCATCAGCAGAAAGTGTGTGACCATAAAGGAGATGGTGTTTCAGCTCCAGAGAGAGTGCTACATCAAACACAACCTGTGCTCAGCTGCTAAGGAGAACGTGGCCGTCATGGTGGAGATGATCCACTTTCAAGACCTTTTCCCCAAAGG tccttacgTGGAACTGGTGAACATTCTCCTCAGCTGTGGAGAGGAAGTGAAGGAGGCTCTGACGCGGAGTGTCCGGCTGCAGTGTGAGCAAAACTGGGGGGCGCTCTGTGACAGCCTGAGCCTCTGCTCCTCCCTTGTCCCATCCCCTGCCAGTTCCCCTGTTGAACACCACCACCGCCATGCCTTGCCTTCCCTCCTTGAGCCGGAACACCCTCGCCCCCCACGGCTAGGTGATAAGGACAGACCTGGTAAAGCGGCTTTAAACACTCATCCACGAAGTCGCAGTCCAGGACCCCGTAGACATGGTACAGAAGCTGGAGTGATGGCTGAGCAGGAAGACCCCAAGGCCACTGAAATCCAGAGGTGA